One region of Vicinamibacterales bacterium genomic DNA includes:
- a CDS encoding metallophosphoesterase family protein, with product MGLISDTHGLVRPEVFGALAGVQLILHAGDVGGQNVLDELAAIAPVRAVYGNTDSPDEPGLAAEIGLRIDGLSIHVSHGHELGQPTSERLLARYAADVLVYGHTHRPLIERSGPRLVVNPGAAGPRRFDLKPSVALLTLTNGSAEARLIWL from the coding sequence GTGGGGTTGATCTCAGACACGCACGGACTGGTGAGGCCGGAGGTCTTCGGCGCTCTCGCGGGCGTTCAGCTGATTCTCCACGCCGGCGACGTTGGCGGGCAAAACGTACTGGACGAGCTGGCGGCCATCGCGCCGGTGCGAGCCGTGTATGGCAACACCGATTCGCCCGATGAGCCAGGGCTGGCGGCGGAAATCGGCTTGCGGATCGACGGACTCAGCATCCACGTGAGCCACGGCCATGAACTCGGCCAGCCGACGTCCGAGCGGCTCCTCGCGCGGTACGCCGCCGACGTCCTCGTCTACGGCCACACTCATCGTCCTCTGATCGAACGCTCAGGACCGCGGCTCGTCGTCAACCCCGGCGCCGCCGGCCCCCGACGCTTCGACCTCAAGCCAAGTGTCGCGTTA
- a CDS encoding amidohydrolase family protein, protein MLNDAHCHFFSSRFLELLAPGAGAADVVAARLQWDPPGTPTELGDRWVSELDRHGIGRAALIASVPGDAVSVAEAVAHHPHRLVGFFMHHPLAPDADATIEHAFADLHMRGVCLFPAMHGYRPDDACVEAVFRAAAAHRAVVFVHCGVLTVGVRRKLGLTSRFDLRLGDPLAVARMALDFPHVPVIIPHFGAGYFREALMAADQCATIHLDTSSSNGWIRFHDDLTLERVFRTALGVVGASRLLFGTDSSFFPRGWQKAIYDEQQQIAAALALGEEERAAIFGGTFDRLFPV, encoded by the coding sequence ATGCTCAACGACGCGCACTGCCATTTCTTTTCCTCGCGGTTCCTCGAGCTGCTCGCGCCCGGGGCCGGCGCCGCCGACGTTGTCGCGGCCCGCCTGCAGTGGGATCCGCCCGGGACGCCGACCGAGCTTGGCGACCGCTGGGTCTCCGAGCTGGATCGGCACGGGATCGGCCGCGCGGCGCTGATCGCCTCGGTGCCGGGAGACGCCGTATCGGTCGCCGAGGCGGTGGCCCACCATCCGCACCGCCTGGTCGGCTTCTTCATGCACCATCCGCTCGCGCCTGACGCCGACGCCACGATCGAGCACGCTTTCGCCGACCTGCACATGCGCGGCGTCTGTCTGTTTCCGGCGATGCACGGCTACCGGCCCGACGATGCCTGCGTTGAGGCGGTGTTCCGGGCGGCGGCGGCGCATCGCGCCGTGGTCTTCGTGCACTGTGGCGTCCTGACCGTCGGCGTGCGGCGGAAGCTTGGTCTCACGAGCCGATTCGACCTCCGGCTCGGCGATCCGCTCGCCGTGGCGCGCATGGCCCTCGACTTTCCGCACGTGCCGGTGATCATTCCGCACTTCGGCGCCGGCTACTTTCGTGAAGCGCTGATGGCGGCCGATCAGTGCGCCACGATCCATCTCGACACGTCGAGTTCGAACGGCTGGATCCGCTTTCACGACGACCTGACGCTCGAGCGTGTCTTCCGCACGGCGCTCGGCGTCGTCGGCGCCTCGCGCCTGCTGTTCGGGACCGATTCGTCGTTTTTTCCGCGCGGATGGCAGAAGGCGATTTACGACGAACAGCAGCAGATCGCCGCGGCGCTCGCGCTTGGCGAGGAGGAGCGCGCCGCCATCTTCGGCGGCACGTTCGATCGGCTTTTCCCTGTGTAG
- a CDS encoding amidohydrolase, with the protein MRTNTIALVSFSVIVAGLSLQAQRGAAPAPAADLVLTNGHIVTVEPAAPEVEALAVSGGRIVALGTAAAVGRLIGPSTKVIDLHGQLAIPGFIESHGHFTGVGGTQLELNLMNVDSWDRIVAMVAEAVSHAKPGQWIYGRGWHQEKWSSRPEPNVEGFPTHASLDAVSPDNPVVLEHASGHASFVNAKAMELSGIKRATESPAGGDVLRDRKGDATGLMRETAQRLIKEGAGEPPPSAAERLAHDRKVLELADRDALSKGITTFEDAGSPLATIDLMKQMVDEGSLGVRLWVMVRQPNAIIAPKLAQYRLIDHADGHLTVRAIKKQIDGALGSRGAWLLAPYTDKPDSSGLETEKVADIEQTAGLAMANGFQLCVHAIGDRANRETLDIFERAFKANPAKQDLRWRVEHAQHLSAADIPRFGRLGVIASMQGIHCTSDAPYVLQRLGPARAQEGAYVWQKLMKSGAVVANGTDAPVEDDDPIPNFYASVSRKLKDGTVFYPDQRMSRLEALRSYTINGAYAGFEEANRGSLKLGKYADITVLSKNILEVPEDEIPTARVVYTIVGGRVLYSAADRP; encoded by the coding sequence ATGCGAACGAATACGATCGCGCTCGTCAGCTTTTCGGTGATCGTCGCCGGGCTCTCGCTCCAGGCGCAGCGCGGTGCGGCGCCCGCGCCGGCGGCCGATCTGGTGCTGACCAACGGACACATCGTCACGGTCGAACCAGCGGCGCCGGAGGTCGAGGCGCTCGCGGTCAGCGGCGGCCGGATCGTGGCGCTGGGCACCGCGGCGGCCGTGGGGCGGCTGATCGGGCCGTCGACGAAGGTCATCGATCTGCACGGGCAGCTGGCGATCCCGGGGTTCATCGAGAGCCACGGACACTTCACCGGCGTCGGCGGGACGCAGCTCGAGCTCAACCTGATGAACGTCGACTCGTGGGACCGGATTGTCGCGATGGTCGCCGAAGCGGTGTCGCACGCGAAGCCGGGACAATGGATTTACGGCCGCGGCTGGCACCAGGAGAAGTGGAGCAGCCGGCCAGAGCCGAACGTCGAAGGTTTCCCGACACACGCGTCGCTCGACGCGGTCTCGCCCGACAATCCGGTCGTGCTCGAGCACGCGAGCGGTCATGCGTCGTTCGTGAATGCGAAGGCGATGGAGCTGTCGGGCATCAAGCGTGCGACCGAGAGCCCTGCCGGCGGAGACGTCCTGCGCGACAGAAAGGGCGACGCCACCGGCCTGATGCGCGAGACGGCGCAGCGTCTGATCAAGGAAGGCGCCGGCGAGCCGCCGCCCTCCGCGGCGGAGCGGCTGGCGCACGATCGCAAGGTGCTCGAGCTCGCCGACCGGGACGCGCTCTCGAAGGGCATCACCACGTTCGAGGATGCCGGCTCGCCGCTCGCCACGATCGATCTGATGAAGCAGATGGTCGACGAGGGGAGCCTCGGAGTGCGTCTCTGGGTGATGGTCCGGCAGCCGAACGCGATCATCGCGCCGAAGCTGGCGCAGTACAGGTTGATAGACCACGCCGACGGGCATCTCACCGTGCGTGCGATCAAGAAGCAGATCGACGGCGCGCTCGGGTCGCGCGGTGCGTGGCTGCTGGCGCCGTATACCGACAAGCCCGATTCGAGCGGCCTCGAGACGGAGAAAGTGGCCGACATCGAGCAGACGGCGGGTTTGGCGATGGCCAACGGCTTCCAGTTGTGCGTCCACGCCATCGGCGACCGGGCCAACCGGGAGACGCTCGACATCTTCGAGCGCGCGTTCAAGGCGAACCCCGCGAAGCAGGATTTGCGCTGGCGCGTCGAGCATGCGCAGCACCTGAGCGCCGCGGACATTCCGCGCTTCGGCCGCCTCGGCGTGATTGCGTCGATGCAGGGGATTCACTGCACGTCCGACGCACCCTACGTGCTGCAGCGCCTCGGCCCGGCGCGCGCCCAGGAAGGCGCCTACGTCTGGCAGAAGCTGATGAAGAGCGGGGCCGTGGTCGCCAACGGTACCGATGCACCGGTTGAAGACGACGACCCGATTCCCAACTTCTACGCCAGTGTCAGCCGCAAGCTGAAGGACGGGACGGTCTTCTATCCCGATCAGCGCATGTCGCGCCTGGAGGCGCTGCGCTCCTACACGATCAACGGCGCCTACGCCGGGTTCGAGGAGGCCAACCGGGGCTCACTCAAGCTCGGCAAGTACGCCGACATCACGGTCCTGTCGAAGAACATTCTCGAAGTCCCCGAGGACGAGATTCCGACCGCCAGGGTGGTCTACACCATCGTCGGTGGCCGCGTGCTCTACTCTGCGGCGGACCGACCGTAA
- a CDS encoding sigma-70 family RNA polymerase sigma factor, protein MPSRAVATTADLLQRARLGDDGARNELFARYLPSLRRWARGRLPRWTRDLRDTEDVVQETLLQTLKNLDAFEPRHEGALQAYLRQALMNRVRDEVRRVSRHGVTEEIAEDVHQDAGASPLEEAIGSEALARYEAALARLRPAEREVVIARVEMGHSYQQIAAGHGKASADAARMAVSRALLRLAEEMDVDV, encoded by the coding sequence GTGCCTTCTCGCGCCGTCGCGACCACCGCCGATCTGCTCCAGCGCGCCAGACTGGGCGACGACGGGGCCCGTAACGAGCTGTTCGCGAGGTACTTGCCGTCGCTCAGGCGCTGGGCTCGCGGCCGCCTCCCACGGTGGACTCGCGATCTCCGCGACACCGAGGACGTCGTGCAGGAAACCTTGCTGCAGACGCTGAAGAACCTCGACGCGTTCGAGCCGCGTCACGAGGGAGCGCTGCAGGCGTACCTTCGTCAGGCGCTGATGAATCGTGTGCGCGACGAGGTCCGCCGCGTGTCACGTCATGGAGTGACGGAAGAGATTGCCGAAGATGTGCATCAGGACGCGGGAGCATCGCCGCTCGAGGAAGCGATCGGAAGCGAGGCGCTGGCGCGCTACGAGGCCGCCCTCGCACGTCTGCGTCCGGCGGAACGCGAAGTTGTGATTGCGCGGGTCGAGATGGGCCATTCGTACCAGCAGATCGCCGCCGGGCACGGCAAAGCGAGCGCGGACGCCGCGCGAATGGCCGTGTCACGCGCGCTGCTCAGGCTCGCCGAGGAAATGGATGTCGACGTCTGA
- a CDS encoding protein kinase, whose product MSTSDASRLLDLAASIADGASVDWSEPAGPLSARERRVFDHLRVIDSLAELYRSLPAQDDEPAGDPYASPEPAGPHWGRLILLDRIGQGTSGDVFRAWDVELQREVALKLLHVDGVSDAAANARLLGEARRLARVRHPNVVHVYGAERHEERIGLWMELVRGRTLDDVVRGEGPMAMTEALAIGADLAGAVAAVHAAGLLHRDVKAQNVIREDSGRVVLMDFGTGEEIASARPALAGTPLYLAPEILGGAEASPASDVYSLGVLLFYLVSGRYPVHADTVEALTAAHRAGRRTLLAAAVPASPRTFARIVDRALSPDPQQRYATAAELEQALRGCLRQPAQPLAGGAWRSRTMAAVTAVAVIALTATVWRPWARPVPPAAATSIAVLPLTYVSGAADAPSFADGLTDQLVTTLGQISALRVTALTSVLRFRQTNRPIAAVASELGVGSVLEGSVAVQGSGSGAADPRVRVNLRLIRAGTDVELWSDSFERPLSDILALQADIARAVARSVQARLSQAEEAHLAKPAQVSAPAQRAYLEGISYLRQNRHGTELLPAKEAFERAIALDPTFAPPHAALARTYVSLGDSATIAQADAYAAAVPEARRALALDPSRSDAYTTLADLSFRYEWDWSGAEAGYKQAIALDASDPYARTQYARLLAALGRVDEARREAETAVAIDPLTADVKLTAGLMAFYQRRYPEAEEILRQVLRMDPRSPGAYVVMGRIQEAQKRYADALSLIERGTRLTDIPPWRADVLRVRALAGDQPGAREGLARLKQELAGSHQVLEPEYEAYVRLALGDRDAALELLSSAVDARNPNVLWMAVDPRLDSLRDDPRFRNLIARLGRP is encoded by the coding sequence ATGTCGACGTCTGACGCCAGCCGGCTGCTCGATCTCGCGGCATCGATTGCCGACGGCGCGTCCGTCGACTGGTCGGAGCCGGCCGGGCCGCTGTCCGCCCGCGAGCGTCGCGTGTTCGATCACCTGCGGGTGATCGATTCGCTCGCTGAGCTGTACCGCTCGTTGCCTGCCCAAGACGACGAGCCGGCGGGAGACCCGTACGCCAGTCCCGAGCCTGCCGGTCCTCATTGGGGCCGCCTCATCCTGCTCGACCGCATCGGTCAAGGCACGTCCGGCGACGTCTTCCGTGCCTGGGACGTCGAGCTGCAGCGGGAGGTCGCGCTCAAACTGCTGCACGTCGACGGCGTGTCGGACGCCGCCGCCAACGCGCGGTTGCTCGGCGAAGCGCGGCGGCTGGCTCGGGTCCGCCATCCCAACGTCGTGCACGTCTACGGCGCCGAACGCCACGAGGAGCGCATCGGGCTCTGGATGGAACTCGTGCGCGGACGGACGCTCGACGATGTCGTCCGCGGCGAAGGACCCATGGCGATGACCGAGGCGCTGGCGATCGGCGCGGATCTCGCCGGGGCGGTCGCGGCCGTGCACGCCGCGGGACTTCTGCACCGTGACGTCAAGGCGCAGAACGTCATTCGCGAAGACAGCGGCCGCGTCGTCCTCATGGACTTCGGTACTGGCGAAGAAATCGCGTCGGCCCGCCCGGCGCTCGCCGGCACGCCGCTCTACCTGGCGCCCGAGATTCTCGGCGGAGCCGAGGCCAGCCCCGCAAGCGACGTCTACAGCCTCGGCGTGCTGCTGTTCTATCTCGTGAGCGGCCGTTATCCCGTGCATGCGGACACGGTGGAGGCGCTGACCGCCGCGCATCGTGCCGGGCGCCGGACGCTGCTGGCGGCCGCCGTGCCTGCCTCCCCGCGCACGTTCGCGCGCATCGTCGATCGCGCGCTGTCGCCCGATCCGCAGCAGCGCTACGCGACGGCGGCCGAGCTCGAGCAGGCGCTGCGGGGGTGTCTCCGACAACCCGCGCAGCCGCTGGCGGGCGGCGCGTGGCGGAGCCGGACGATGGCGGCCGTCACGGCCGTCGCCGTCATCGCGTTGACCGCCACGGTCTGGCGGCCGTGGGCGCGCCCCGTCCCTCCCGCCGCCGCGACGTCGATCGCGGTGTTGCCGCTCACCTACGTCTCGGGCGCCGCCGATGCGCCCTCCTTCGCCGACGGCCTGACCGACCAGTTGGTCACGACACTCGGACAGATCAGCGCGCTCCGCGTAACTGCGTTGACGTCAGTACTCCGGTTCCGGCAGACCAACCGCCCGATCGCCGCCGTTGCCTCCGAGCTTGGCGTCGGTTCCGTGCTCGAAGGCTCGGTCGCGGTGCAAGGCTCCGGCTCCGGGGCCGCGGATCCTAGAGTGCGCGTCAACCTTCGGTTGATCCGCGCGGGAACCGACGTGGAACTGTGGTCCGACAGCTTCGAGCGGCCGCTCTCGGACATCCTCGCGCTGCAGGCCGACATCGCCCGGGCCGTTGCCCGCAGTGTGCAGGCGCGGCTGTCGCAGGCGGAAGAGGCGCATCTTGCGAAACCGGCGCAGGTCAGCGCGCCAGCGCAGCGTGCCTATCTGGAGGGGATCTCGTATCTGCGGCAGAACCGGCATGGCACAGAACTGTTGCCGGCGAAGGAGGCGTTCGAGCGCGCGATCGCTCTCGATCCCACCTTCGCGCCGCCGCACGCGGCGCTCGCGCGGACTTATGTGAGCCTTGGCGACAGCGCGACCATCGCTCAGGCCGACGCGTATGCCGCGGCCGTTCCCGAGGCGCGTCGGGCTCTGGCGCTCGATCCGAGCCGGTCGGACGCCTATACGACGCTCGCCGACCTGAGCTTCCGCTATGAATGGGACTGGAGCGGCGCCGAAGCCGGCTACAAACAGGCGATCGCGCTCGACGCCAGCGACCCGTACGCCCGCACGCAATACGCGCGGCTGCTGGCGGCGCTCGGGCGCGTGGACGAGGCCCGGCGGGAAGCCGAGACCGCCGTGGCAATTGATCCGCTGACCGCCGACGTGAAACTGACCGCCGGGCTGATGGCGTTCTATCAGCGCCGCTATCCGGAGGCGGAAGAGATCCTGCGGCAGGTGTTGCGCATGGATCCGCGTTCCCCTGGCGCGTACGTGGTGATGGGACGCATCCAGGAGGCGCAGAAACGGTACGCCGACGCCCTGAGCCTGATCGAACGCGGCACGCGGCTGACCGATATTCCACCGTGGCGCGCCGACGTCCTGCGCGTACGTGCGCTCGCAGGCGATCAGCCGGGGGCCCGCGAGGGGCTCGCGCGCCTCAAGCAGGAGCTGGCGGGCAGCCACCAGGTACTGGAGCCCGAGTATGAGGCGTACGTCCGGCTTGCGCTCGGCGACCGCGACGCCGCCCTTGAGCTGCTCTCGTCAGCCGTGGATGCGCGAAATCCGAACGTCTTGTGGATGGCCGTCGATCCGCGCCTCGATTCTCTCCGCGACGATCCCCGCTTCCGCAACCTGATCGCG